In Candidatus Eisenbacteria bacterium, the following proteins share a genomic window:
- a CDS encoding PP2C family protein-serine/threonine phosphatase — MDEPERLWSESPQGGSAAAGGPTRAELKALYRKLDRILGQIERSEDISAMLERILESLITGFKDELGFESGRLYKRDGEDFYLCCRYGTSKGAPIGFRLPRDYPAHERTLAEGLVIIRPGEPGFDKEIEDAIGVTSTFAAIAVGRGSAYVFAFSIRGEIKEENILYSLGAVRHVVNLKLEQQKLTGILEESREIQESLLPSGPPAFAGYDIDGRSRPTEIVGGDLFDYIRLGETLLGVAIGDASGHGLPAALMARDVVTGLRMGLHADLKVVRVIERLNEVIHQATLSSKFISLFYGELETNGTLIYCNAGHNPPLLRKGDSIVELDRGGLILGPRRGARYDRGYVQLDSGDTVALFTDGLVEHESPAGEPFGEERLQNLLYAHAEATARELVDAVFAAVDAHARGKPQKDDMTAVVIRRL, encoded by the coding sequence TCCGAATCGCCTCAAGGAGGCTCTGCCGCCGCGGGAGGGCCGACCCGCGCAGAGCTGAAGGCCCTCTACAGGAAGCTCGATCGGATCCTCGGACAGATCGAGCGCTCCGAAGACATCTCGGCCATGCTCGAGAGGATCCTCGAGAGCCTCATCACCGGCTTCAAGGATGAGCTGGGATTCGAGAGCGGACGGCTCTACAAGCGCGATGGAGAGGACTTCTACCTTTGCTGCCGCTACGGGACCAGCAAGGGGGCGCCGATCGGCTTCCGTCTGCCGCGGGACTACCCCGCGCACGAAAGAACGCTCGCCGAGGGGCTCGTCATCATCCGACCCGGCGAGCCCGGCTTCGACAAGGAGATCGAGGACGCGATCGGCGTGACCTCGACTTTCGCGGCCATCGCCGTCGGGCGCGGCAGCGCCTACGTGTTCGCCTTCTCGATCCGCGGAGAGATCAAGGAGGAGAACATCCTCTACTCGCTGGGCGCGGTGCGCCACGTCGTGAATCTCAAGCTCGAGCAGCAGAAGCTCACGGGCATCCTCGAGGAGTCCCGCGAGATCCAGGAGAGCCTCCTGCCGTCGGGACCGCCGGCCTTCGCCGGGTACGACATAGACGGGCGCTCGCGGCCGACTGAGATCGTGGGCGGCGACCTCTTCGACTACATCCGGCTCGGCGAGACGCTCCTCGGAGTCGCGATCGGCGACGCGTCGGGGCATGGGCTTCCCGCGGCGTTGATGGCGCGCGATGTCGTCACGGGGCTCAGGATGGGCCTGCACGCGGACCTCAAGGTCGTCCGGGTCATCGAGAGGCTGAACGAGGTCATTCACCAGGCGACCCTATCGAGCAAGTTCATCTCCCTCTTCTACGGCGAGCTCGAGACCAACGGCACACTCATCTACTGCAACGCCGGCCACAATCCTCCCCTGCTCCGCAAGGGCGACTCGATCGTGGAGCTCGACCGCGGGGGCCTGATCCTCGGCCCGAGGCGCGGGGCGCGCTACGACCGCGGCTACGTCCAGCTGGACAGCGGGGACACGGTCGCGCTCTTCACGGACGGCCTCGTGGAGCACGAAAGCCCCGCCGGAGAGCCGTTCGGGGAGGAGCGGCTGCAGAACCTGCTCTACGCGCACGCGGAGGCGACCGCGCGGGAGCTGGTCGATGCGGTCTTCGCGGCCGTCGACGCGCACGCCAGAGGGAAGCCGCAGAAGGACGACATGACGGCCGTCGTCATCCGCAGACTCTGA